A DNA window from Castanea sativa cultivar Marrone di Chiusa Pesio chromosome 7, ASM4071231v1 contains the following coding sequences:
- the LOC142642361 gene encoding cucurbitadienol 11-hydroxylase-like, whose protein sequence is MSTFWLCLAASFVICITHWIYKWRNPKCNGILPPGSMGLPLIGETLQMIIPSYSFDVSPFIKKRLQRYGPLFRTNIASRPVVVSADPEFNHFILQQQGKLVESWYLDLFAKVFKQGENRPDGSLIHKYVRNLALSHFGAESLKAKLLPQLEELINKTICSWSSQESIKVKLAASEMAFHFGAKLTFSYDPENPSIDLTDNYFVSFSEGLLSFPLNFPGTAYHKCLEDHKKALNLMRDVLNKRLASPGTHQGDVLDHIIKDMKFENFLTEEFVVQLMFGLLFVSYDSISLTLSLAFKLLSENPKVLEELTAEHEEILKRREIPDSPITWEEYKSMTFTLYVINETLRLASVTPGLIRRALKDIQVNGYTIPAGWAIVVVTSALQLNPNTFEDPLAFNPWRWKDLKANDISKHFMPFGGGIKHCAGSEYSRVLMSLFFHVLVTKYRWTKIEGGDIVRTPILKFRNTLRINISKKHT, encoded by the exons ATGTCAACCTTTTGGTTGTGTCTGGCAGCATCGTTTGTAATATGCATTACTCACTGGATATACAAATGGAGAAATCCTAAGTGCAATGGAATTCTGCCTCCGGGTTCCATGGGCCTCCCTCTCATCGGAGAAACCCTTCAGATGATAATTCCAAGTTATTCCTTTGATGTTTCCCCATTCATCAAAAAGAGACTACAGAG ATATGGGCCATTGTTTCGAACAAATATAGCAAGTCGGCCTGTTGTGGTTTCTGCAGACCCCGAATTCAACCATTTCATCCTGCAGCAACAAGGAAAGTTGGTTGAATCATGGTACCTTGACTTATTTGCCAAGGTCTTTAAACAAGGGGAGAATAGACCAGATGGTAGCCTCATTCACAAGTATGTGAGAAACTTAGCTTTGAGTCACTTTGGTGCTGAGAGCCTCAAAGCAAAGCTTCTTCCTCAGTTGGAAGAACTGATTAACAAAACAATTTGCTCTTGGTCAAGCCAGGAATCCATTAAAGTGAAACTTGCTGCTTCGGAG ATGGCTTTTCATTTTGGAGCAAAGCTGACGTTTAGTTATGACCCTGAAAATCCATCAATCGATTTAACCGACAATTATTTTGTCAGCTTTTCAGAAGGCCTTCTCTCTTTTCCCTTGAACTTCCCTGGTACCGCTTACCATAAATGTTTAGAG GACCATAAGAAGGCATTGAATCTCATGCGGGATGTATTAAACAAGAGGCTTGCATCACCTGGGACACATCAGGGAGATGTGCTTGATCAtatcattaaagacatgaaatTTGAGAACTTCCTAACTGAGGAATTTGTTGTTCAGTTAATGTTTGGGCTGCTTTTTGTCAGTTATGATTCAATTTCATTGACATTATCGTTAGCTTTCAAGCTACTTTCCGAGAACCCTAAGGTGTTAGAGGAATTGACA GCTGAACATGAGGAAATTCTGAAAAGGAGAGAAATCCCAGATTCTCCAATCACGTGGGAAGAATATAAATCGATGACGTTTACACTATAT GTTATAAATGAAACTCTTAGGCTAGCAAGTGTGACACCCGGATTGATACGAAGAGCACTGAAGGATATCCAAGTGAATG GATACACAATTCCAGCAGGGTGGGCTATCGTGGTTGTCACATCTGCTCTTCAATTAAACCCTAATACATTTGAGGATCCTCTTGCATTCAACCCATGGCGTTGGAAG GACCTCAAAGCAAATGACATATCGAAGCATTTCATGCCTTTTGGTGGGGGAATAAAGCATTGTGCTGGCTCAGAGTATAGTAGGGTGTTAATGTCCCTATTTTTCCATGTCTTGGTAACTAAATACAG GTGGACAAAGATTGAGGGAGGAGACATTGTCCGGACTCCTATTCTAAAGTTTAGGAATACCCTTCGGattaatatctcaaaaaaacATACATGA
- the LOC142644563 gene encoding putative flavin-containing monooxygenase 2, whose protein sequence is MERKVAIIGTGISGLLACKYTLSKGFHPIVFEAKSNIGGVWTKTIETTRLQTPKVLYQLSDFPWPSSVIEDFPKQHQVFDYIQSYAHHFDLLRHIKFDTKGVSIEYEGLSEEEMQSWTMWSGTDAFLSSKGKW, encoded by the coding sequence ATGGAGAGAAAGGTAGCCATTATCGGAACCGGTATCAGTGGCCTCCTGGCTTGCAAGTACACACTGTCAAAGGGTTTCCATCCTATCGTTTTTGAAGCCAAAAGCAACATTGGAGGAGTATGGACCAAAACCATAGAGACCACTAGACTCCAAACTCCAAAAGTACTATATCAGTTATCAGATTTTCCATGGCCTTCTTCAGTGATAGAAGACTTTCCTAAACAACATCAAGTTTTCGACTATATTCAATCATATGCTCATCATTTTGACTTGCTTAGGCATATCAAATTTGACACCAAAGGTGTCAGTATTGAGTATGAAGGCCTATCTGAGGAAGAGATGCAATCTTGGACTATGTGGAGTGGTACTGATGCGTTTCTCAGTTCCAAAGGGAAATGGTAA